GGGTACGTATGCCTTCCGCTGCACGGTCGGCTCCTCTCGACAGGTGAGGTGATGTGGGTGGCCCGGTGTCCCCGCTGGTTAATCGCTTGCCGGACGGGGGCGGCCCCTGGAGACAATGTGTATCGCACGTGGAGCTGTGGATGCCGGTCCGCTGTCCTTTTCGTTGACCTTGGCACCAGTTTTGCGATCTAAGGCTTTTGTATTAATCCGGGGGAATGAGGACGAATGTCGTACGTGGAAATGCCGGGCGCGAAGGTACCCATCCGTATGTGGGCCGACCCGGCGTCGGTCGAGGAGGGTGCGCTCCAGCAGCTGCGGAACGTGGCGACCCTGCCGTGGATCAAGGGACTGGCGGTCATGCCGGACGTCCACTACGGCAAGGGCGCGACGGTCGGCTCGGTCATCGCGATGCAGGGCGCCGTCTGTCCCGCGGCGGTGGGGGTCGACATCGGGTGCGGGATGTCCGCGGTCCGGACCTCGCTCACGGCGAACGACCTCCCCGGCGATCTTTCCCGGCTCCGTTCGAAGATCGAGCAGGCGATCCCGGTGGGCCGGGGGATGCACGACACCGCGGTCGATCCGGAACAGTTCCACGGGCTGACCACCGGCGGGTGGGACGACTTCTGGACGCGGTTCGACGGGGTCGCGGAGGCGGTGAAGTTCCGTCAGGAGCGGGCCGTGAAGCAGATGGGCACCCTGGGGTCCGGAAACCACTTCTGTGAGGTTTGTGTAGATACGTCCGGTTCGGTGTGGCTGATGCTGCATTCCGGTTCCCGGAACATCGGCAAGGAACTCGCCGAGTTCCACATCGGGGTGGCGCAGAAGCTCCCGCACAACCAGGGCCTGGTCGACCGCGATCTCGCCGTCTTCGTCGCGGACACCCCGCAGATGGCGGCCTACCGCAACGACCTGTTCTGGGCCCAGGAGTACGCGAAGTACAACCGCACGCTCATGATGGCGCTCCTGAAGGACGTGATCCGCAAGGAGTTCAAGAAGGCGAAGCCGGCCTTCGAGCCCGAGATCTCCTGTCACCACAACTACGTGGCAGAGGAGCGGTACGAGGGCATGGACCTACTGGTCACCCGCAAGGGCGCGATCAGGGCCGGTTCCGGCGAGTACGGCATCATCCCGGGCTC
The sequence above is a segment of the Streptomyces asoensis genome. Coding sequences within it:
- a CDS encoding RtcB family protein, with product MSYVEMPGAKVPIRMWADPASVEEGALQQLRNVATLPWIKGLAVMPDVHYGKGATVGSVIAMQGAVCPAAVGVDIGCGMSAVRTSLTANDLPGDLSRLRSKIEQAIPVGRGMHDTAVDPEQFHGLTTGGWDDFWTRFDGVAEAVKFRQERAVKQMGTLGSGNHFCEVCVDTSGSVWLMLHSGSRNIGKELAEFHIGVAQKLPHNQGLVDRDLAVFVADTPQMAAYRNDLFWAQEYAKYNRTLMMALLKDVIRKEFKKAKPAFEPEISCHHNYVAEERYEGMDLLVTRKGAIRAGSGEYGIIPGSMGTGSYIVKGLGNEKAFNSASHGAGRRMSRNAAKRRFSTRDLEEQTQGVECRKDSGVVDEIPAAYKPIEQVIDQQRDLVEVVAKLKQVVCVKG